One genomic region from Bacilli bacterium encodes:
- a CDS encoding SDR family NAD(P)-dependent oxidoreductase: MAMVEAAAPQTGLQRVKDKVAIVTGAGSGIGRAAALKLAQEGAKVCLVDLRNERTDKVRQDIEAFGGEVIAADVDVSDPRRVAAGIKAAVDKWQTIDIVFANAGINGVLAPIEDLSPEEWDHTISTNLKGTFLIVKYAIPYMKQNGGSIIITSSINGNRTFSMFGGAAYSTSKAGQVAFAKMAALEQAKYKIRVNAICPGGINTNIGQSTEKAPSLDQINIPVFYPQGSEPLEHKTGEPEQVAELVLFLACGESSHITGSEICIDGAESLL; encoded by the coding sequence ATGGCAATGGTAGAGGCTGCGGCACCGCAAACAGGCTTGCAGCGGGTCAAGGACAAAGTGGCGATTGTAACCGGAGCCGGCTCCGGAATCGGTCGTGCGGCGGCGCTCAAGCTGGCGCAAGAAGGCGCGAAAGTTTGTCTGGTCGATTTGCGGAATGAACGTACCGATAAGGTGCGGCAGGATATCGAAGCGTTTGGCGGGGAAGTGATCGCAGCGGATGTGGACGTTTCCGATCCGCGCAGGGTTGCAGCGGGGATAAAAGCGGCGGTGGACAAGTGGCAGACCATCGATATTGTGTTTGCGAACGCGGGCATTAACGGAGTTTTGGCCCCGATCGAGGATTTGTCGCCGGAAGAATGGGACCATACGATTTCAACCAACCTGAAGGGCACATTTCTCATCGTCAAATATGCGATTCCCTATATGAAGCAAAACGGCGGCAGCATCATCATTACCAGTTCGATCAATGGGAACCGGACGTTTTCCATGTTCGGCGGGGCTGCCTACAGTACGTCAAAGGCGGGGCAGGTGGCGTTTGCCAAGATGGCGGCGCTGGAACAGGCAAAATACAAAATTCGCGTGAATGCGATTTGCCCCGGAGGGATTAACACCAACATTGGGCAAAGTACGGAAAAGGCGCCGAGCCTGGACCAAATCAACATTCCCGTTTTTTACCCGCAAGGCAGCGAACCGCTGGAACATAAAACAGGCGAGCCGGAACAGGTGGCGGAACTCGTGCTCTTTCTCGCCTGCGGCGAGTCAAGCCATATAACGGGATCGGAGATTTGCATCGACGGAGCGGAATCGCTTTTGTGA